Proteins co-encoded in one Neodiprion lecontei isolate iyNeoLeco1 chromosome 3, iyNeoLeco1.1, whole genome shotgun sequence genomic window:
- the LOC107219901 gene encoding cell division control protein 45 homolog, with protein MFLDNIQTEFYNEILGNRCLLLVNFDIDAICACKILQYLLKNDNIVYTLVPVRGIQDLVQAYEENCEEVKYVILVNCGGTLDIVELLQPDESVVFYILDSHRPYDLCNVYSESQVRILGQPDNEEKIPEYTEVFRDNSSDEEEEDTDEDDSSVAAESRLSKRRRLNEEEIEKRRNRRLWDASRTQIMFNYTQYSYYGRSSAVIIYELAWKLSRDTLDVAWWGIIGATEQAILGKVESRVSVLETGNLQSHVSRLSHRVTDSEKQHATAVKLTYDKDLQLALYRHWTVEASLKHSVPTAVSLRLWSLRGENRLRELLAEMGLPLAQSKQRFSAMDLSLRHEFKQMIEKLASKYNVDSIVGASFTLQYGYRFKYCASDVVYSMLALLESTTKERLPQHCFLDALDCLSRKKKDVVERGIEKAKLMLSNIYKTAQGILEMKQVKNAGPFLYIVIQDGTLDTRLFAHEHALIMLAQFTLKAYVETSRYRNATKWPLIATAPFSEEDGTCLVVGIPPLCEDQPRSLFGRAFEQAAKNTNSYIEADYFDTTIIRLKIQERPKFFDALTALLII; from the exons ATGTTTTTGGACAATATTCAAACTGAGTTTTATAACGAAATATTAGGAAAC AGatgcttattgttagtcaatTTTGACATCGATGCAATATGTGCATGCAAAATATTGCAGTaccttttaaaaaatgacaacaTTGTATATACACTGGTTCCTGTGCGTGGAATTCAAGACTTAGTTCAAGCATATGAAGAGAACTGTGAAGAG GTGAAATACGTAATATTAGTAAATTGTGGTGGAACATTGGATATTGTGGAACTTCTACAGCCAGATGAAAGTGTGGTATTTTACATTCTCGACAGTCATAGACCTTACGATTTATGCAACGTCTATTCAGAGAGTCAAGTCAGAATCCTAGGTCAGCCTGACAATGAAGAAAAGATACCAGAATATACCGAGGTCTTTAGAGATAATTCT TctgatgaagaagaagaagacacAGATGAAGATGATTCGAGTGTGGCGGCAGAAAGTAGGCTATCGAAACGTCGGCGATtgaatgaagaagaaattgaaaaacgaagaaatcgAAGGTTGTGGGATGCGAGTAGAACacaaattatgtttaattacACACAATACAGCTACTATGGTCGATCG AGTGCTGTGATAATCTATGAGTTAGCATGGAAACTCTCACGAGATACGTTGGACGTGGCGTGGTGGGGGATTATAGGAGCTACAGAACAAGCAATTCTTGGAAAAGTTGAATCCAGGGTTAGTGTTTTAGAAACAGGAAATCTCCAGAGTCACGTTTCGAGACTAAGTCATAGAGTTACGGACAGTGAAAAGCAACACGCCACAGCAGTCAAACTTACTTACGACAAGGA CCTTCAGTTGGCTCTGTATCGTCATTGGACAGTTGAAGCCAGTCTAAAACATTCCGTACCAACGGCGGTTTCTCTTCGCTTATGGTCTTTAAGAGGTGAAAATCGCCTTAGGGAACTCCTGGCTGAGATGGGTTTACCTCTGGCACAATCTAAGCAACGATTTTCAGCCATGGATCTCAGCTTACGACACGAGTTTAAAcagatgattgaaaaattagcATCGAAATACAATGTTGACAGCATTGTTGGTGCTAGTTTTACCCTGCAGTACGGATATAGATTTAAATACTGTGCCTCAGACGTGGTATACTCTATGCTGGCCTTACTTGAGTCCACG ACAAAAGAAAGATTACCACAACACTGCTTTTTAGATGCTTTGGACTGTCTATCTCGCAAGAAGAAAGATGTTGTAGAAAGAGGCATAGAAAAGGCAAAACTAATGCTTAGCAACATTTATAAGACAGCTCAAGGCATCTTAGAAATGAAACAAGTAAAGAATGCAGGTCCATTTCTTTATATTGTTATCCAAGATGGCACGTTAGATACTcgattatttgcacatgagcACGCATTGATCATGTTGGCACAGTTTACACTAAAAGCATACGTAGAAACATCAAGATACAGGAACGCAACTAAGTGGCCACTGATTGCTACTGCACCTTTCAGCGAAGAAGACGGTACTTGCCTCGTTGTTGGTATACCACCACTATGCGAAGATCAACCTAGAAG CCTCTTTGGAAGGGCATTCGAGCAAGCTGCTAAAAATACCAATTCGTATATAGAGGCGGACTACTTCGATACAACAA TAATAAGACTGAAGATTCAAGAGCGGCCAAAGTTCTTTGATGCATTGACAGCGCTCCTGATTATATAA
- the LOC107219876 gene encoding probable 18S rRNA (guanine-N(7))-methyltransferase, protein MSRRPEHSAPPEVFYNEVEAQKYTQNSRMMDIQVQMCERAIELLLLPEDEPCLLLDIGCGSGLSGSVLEDQGHTWIGIDISPAMLNVAKEREVEGDLILSDMGQGVPFRAGSFDGAVSISALQWLCNADKTSHNPVKRLYQFFSSLFASLGRTARAVFQFYPENSDQIELVTTQATKAGFFGGIVVDFPNSTKAKKFFLVLMTGGAMPLPKALGTGDDNTVVNYASKRERTMKVRGKALKKSREWILEKKERRRRQGKEVRDNSKYTGRKRSGRF, encoded by the exons ATGTCTAGACGACCAGAGCATTCGGCACCGCCTGAAGTG TTCTACAATGAAGTGGAAGCACAGAAATACACACAGAA TTCTCGGATGATGGATATTCAAGTTCAAATGTGCGAACGAGCCATTGAATTGCTGTTGTTACCTGAAGACGAGCCATGCCTTCTTCTTGACATTGGTTGTGGATCTGGACTTAGCGGAAGCGTATTAGAAGACCAAGGCCACACGTGGATCGGTATCGATATATCTCCTGCAATGTTGA ACGTAGCTAAAGAGCGGGAGGTTGAGGGTGATCTTATTCTGAGTGATATGGGACAAGGGGTGCCTTTTAGAGCTGGCAGCTTTGATGGAGCTGTGAGCATATCTGCGTTACAGTGGCTTTGCAATGCTGACAAAACTTCACACAATCCAGTCAAACGACTGTATCAGTTCTTTTCCTCCCTTTTCGCTTCATTAGGAAGGACAGCTAGAGCtgtctttcaattttatccaGAAAATAGCGACCAGATTGAGTTGGTCACAACGCAAGCGACCAAAGCTGGGTTCTTTGGTGGTATAGTTGTTGATTTTCCAAACAGTACCAAGgctaaaaaattctttctagTTCTGATGACTGGTGGCGCAATGCCTCTTCCTAAGGCATTGGGAACTGGTGATGATAATACTGTAGTGAATTACGCGTCAAAAAG GGAGCGAACTATGAAGGTACGCGGAAAGGCACTAAAGAAAAGTAGAGAGTGGATtttggaaaagaaagagagaagacgGAGACAGGGCAAGGAGGTCAGagataattcaaaatatacGGGCCGAAAGAGGAGTGGTCGGTTCTGA
- the LOC107219875 gene encoding 39S ribosomal protein L46, mitochondrial isoform X1, which produces MFKRSLHLCAKSTINSLSTFMRLEARSTSTTSKTISETKEKWDLVSAVCVERHPVISKPLKDIETKFQHYLDQLEFENSMKSDHELRHEKDKEIQEQIKAGTGEIDMDAIKQTAQDFEDASLDELNKFQFASRTTEADKKNDLTSLDRKLDKNLVLLVEQQVGEKIFWIPPQGVRKDGETLRQTAERVLKETCGETLNVKFYGNAPCGFYKYKYPQTLRETGVIGAKIFYYQAKYLKGSLASQAKYQWLDREELENTLPVPLKKSVTQFLIDED; this is translated from the exons ATGTTTAAACGCTCGTTACATTTGTGCGCCAAATCAACTATCAATTCCCTAAGCA CTTTTATGCGCCTCGAAGCTCGCAGTACGTCTACGACCAGCAAGACAATAtcagaaacaaaagaaaaatgggACCTAGTTAGCGCTGTGTGTGTTGAAAGACACCCAGTGATTTCCAAACCTTTGAAGGATATAGAAACAAAGTTCCAACACTACCTTGATCAACTGGAATTTGAGAATAGTATGAAATCCGACCACGAACTAAGGCAtgaaaaagataaagaaataCAGGAACAAATCAAGGCAGGCACCGGTGAAATCGACATGGATGCAATAAAACAAACCGCACAAGATTTTGAAGATGCTTCTTTAGACGAACTAAACAAATTCCAATTTGCATCTAGGACTACTG AGGCAGACAAGAAGAATGACTTAACATCGTTGGATCGCAagttggataaaaatttggtATTGCTAGTAGAACAGCAAGTGGGTGAGAAGATTTTCTGGATTCCTCCACAAGGTGTTAGAAAAGATGGGGAGACATTGCGACAA acaGCAGAAAGAGTGCTGAAAGAAACCTGTGGTGAAACACTGAACGTCAAGTTTTATGGAAATGCACCGTGTGGTTTTTACAAGTATAAATACCCTCAAACATTAAGAGAAACAGGTGTGATAGgggcaaaaatattttattatcaagCAAAATATTTAAAAGGTAGTTTAGCGTCCCAAGCAAAATATCAGTGGTTAGATCGTGAGGAACTGGAGAACACACTGCCAGttcctttaaaaaaaagtgtaactCAATTTCTGATAGATGAAGACTGA
- the LOC107219875 gene encoding 39S ribosomal protein L46, mitochondrial isoform X2, with translation MYSAFMRLEARSTSTTSKTISETKEKWDLVSAVCVERHPVISKPLKDIETKFQHYLDQLEFENSMKSDHELRHEKDKEIQEQIKAGTGEIDMDAIKQTAQDFEDASLDELNKFQFASRTTEADKKNDLTSLDRKLDKNLVLLVEQQVGEKIFWIPPQGVRKDGETLRQTAERVLKETCGETLNVKFYGNAPCGFYKYKYPQTLRETGVIGAKIFYYQAKYLKGSLASQAKYQWLDREELENTLPVPLKKSVTQFLIDED, from the exons CTTTTATGCGCCTCGAAGCTCGCAGTACGTCTACGACCAGCAAGACAATAtcagaaacaaaagaaaaatgggACCTAGTTAGCGCTGTGTGTGTTGAAAGACACCCAGTGATTTCCAAACCTTTGAAGGATATAGAAACAAAGTTCCAACACTACCTTGATCAACTGGAATTTGAGAATAGTATGAAATCCGACCACGAACTAAGGCAtgaaaaagataaagaaataCAGGAACAAATCAAGGCAGGCACCGGTGAAATCGACATGGATGCAATAAAACAAACCGCACAAGATTTTGAAGATGCTTCTTTAGACGAACTAAACAAATTCCAATTTGCATCTAGGACTACTG AGGCAGACAAGAAGAATGACTTAACATCGTTGGATCGCAagttggataaaaatttggtATTGCTAGTAGAACAGCAAGTGGGTGAGAAGATTTTCTGGATTCCTCCACAAGGTGTTAGAAAAGATGGGGAGACATTGCGACAA acaGCAGAAAGAGTGCTGAAAGAAACCTGTGGTGAAACACTGAACGTCAAGTTTTATGGAAATGCACCGTGTGGTTTTTACAAGTATAAATACCCTCAAACATTAAGAGAAACAGGTGTGATAGgggcaaaaatattttattatcaagCAAAATATTTAAAAGGTAGTTTAGCGTCCCAAGCAAAATATCAGTGGTTAGATCGTGAGGAACTGGAGAACACACTGCCAGttcctttaaaaaaaagtgtaactCAATTTCTGATAGATGAAGACTGA
- the LOC107219878 gene encoding G/T mismatch-specific thymine DNA glycosylase produces the protein MSSSLRLNNLRKKPPSAVPQKPKKKLDRFDGLSEEDLQSCKLPDILKENLDMVFVGINPSLTAAYRGRYYAGPGNHFYKLLHASGLTPQLLSHEEDSKLLEYGIGLTNIVERPSRSSSDLKKSEIKVGAKKVEEKLILFKPKIAIFNGKGIYEVFSNKTGKSDFSFGLQPVGIGNTAIWVVPSSSARCAHFPRMVDKLHFYSALRKYLLHVNGKISDIDIREFSFEGKCKIFDPTTSKMWRRKEVSAFMHGGRVANKETLLNTSEASVSDMNSTNSTVKKMRVGRDSNETTECENLCVDDDKKSTKTSNIHDKPTDLDRRDISFQGEELHRDDGDENESNFVSLSTPANIMEEKQEVDFVDLIKQRLSQRENSQHENSTVEVMEERSEIFHSIEQKTRVKKLRYSMLKKNRSNTLLSGEKSWVNDSHHSGT, from the coding sequence ATGTCTTCTTCCTTGCGTTTGAATAATCTGAGGAAAAAACCACCGTCTGCTGTGCCTCAGAAGCCGAAAAAGAAATTGGATAGATTTGATGGACTGTCAGAGGAGGATTTACAATCATGCAAGCTTCCGGATATTCTTAAGGAGAATTTAGATATGGTATTCGTTGGGATTAATCCAAGCTTGACAGCTGCATATCGCGGACGTTATTACGCTGGTCCAGGAAATCATTTCTACAAATTATTACACGCATCTGGCCTAACGCCACAACTCCTTAGTCATGAAGAAGACTCAAAGCTGCTAGAATATGGAATAGGCTTGACAAACATCGTAGAGAGGCCATCAAGATCATCTTCAGATCTGAAGAAATCCGAGATCAAAGTGGGTGCGAAGAAAGTCGAGGAGAAGCTCATTCTATTTAAGCCAAAAATTGCTATTTTCAATGGTAAAGGTATCTACGAGGTATTTTCTAACAAAACCGGCAAGTCCGACTTCAGCTTCGGCTTACAGCCCGTCGGAATAGGCAATACTGCAATATGGGTTGTTCCTTCGAGCAGCGCTCGTTGTGCCCATTTTCCAAGGATGGTCGACAAGCTACACTTTTATTCAGCATTAAGAAAGTACCTGCTTCACGTCAATGGTAAAATATCCGATATTGATATTAGGGAATTCTCCTTTGAAGGTAAATGTAAGATATTTGATCCGACAACGTCCAAGATGTGGCGGAGAAAAGAGGTCTCTGCTTTTATGCATGGAGGAAGAGTGGCCAACAAAGAAACGCTCTTGAATACTTCGGAAGCAAGTGTGTCGGATATGAATAGTACTAACTCTACTGTGAAAAAGATGAGGGTTGGAAGAGACAGTAATGAGACGACGGAATGTGAGAATCTCTGTGTCgatgatgacaaaaaaagtacaaaaacttCGAATATCCACGACAAGCCGACAGATTTAGATAGAAgagatatttcatttcaagGAGAGGAATTGCACAGGGATGACGGTGACGAGAATGAAAGTAATTTTGTCAGTTTATCTACGCCAGCAAACATAATGGAAGAGAAACAAGAAGTGGACTTTGTAGATTTAATAAAACAGCGTCTTTCTCAAAGGGAGAATAGTCAGCATGAAAATTCTACTGTTGAAGTTATGGAAGAAAgatcagaaatttttcattctatagAACAAAAGACACGTGTTAAGAAACTGAGATACTCTATGTTGAAGAAGAATCGATCTAATACTTTGCTAAGTGGTGAAAAAAGTTGGGTAAATGATAGCCATCATTCAGGAACTTAA